gaagctgggcccccttccggactgctgggccctggtaatttgtaccagcttccccccTACTCCCCGCCATCATTGAAATTACATTAGGGATAAATGTGCCTCCTTAGTTGGATGAAAAGTAAACCACATTCATACACTTCCTTTGGAGCCATACTTGGCTGTAAATGTTCCTGGAAAAACAATCAAACTCCTAAACACTGAGGCTCTCAGACTGCCCAGttcctcaaagctatttaggcaccaattgatttcagtggaagtcaggagcctaaatacctttgagtatCTGGGCATAAGACCCACTGTGGGCtccatcctgcaaggtgctcaaCTTCCACTGAGTTTAATGGGAGAGCGGGGCTCTCCCCACCACCGCGGTGTGCTCGATGCCTTAGTGTATTTAACCACAATTGCATATAAAATGTTGCagtcccagcagcagagtggtcaTAGACCAGCCTTGTGCTACAGCCACGTGGATCAAAGCACATTTTACTTGGACCAGAACTTCATTTTAGAGTAGGGAGGAAAGAGGTAATTGATTGCAAGATGAGTGGGTCAAGGAGATCACTAGTTGACACAGTTGTGGACTTAGTCTGGTAAACCGGGAGGGCTGCCCTAAAATAGTGGGGACTGCTTCTGTTTATCCGTCCATCCATGATGTTTGTAGAGcacccatcactgtaatatctctGAAAGCCTGCTATGCTATCACTGTAGTATTCGTATGGTAGAGTTGGTCCAGTCTTCCTTTGGTTGGGTGTATCTGCTCTTTAGAGGGGAGGGACCAGCAGCCCAGATTTTTCAAGGTACTTAGACAGCTAATTCccttggaaatcaatgggagttaggtgcctaaataccattaCAAATCAGGGCTCATGTCTTTTACTCACTAAGTAAAGTCCCAGGCACAGGGAGGGTGTGATCTGCAAATGTTTCACAACACCATTAAAGACAAATGGTTTCATTTCCCAGGCAAGGCATTCAGTCACGAATCCTCCCAGGAGCTACAAAGAAAAGCAGCTTTAGATTTTCTTCCTTTTCAAAGAAACAATCCAAAATCTGTCATATGTTTCCCCCGTCAAAGCTCAGGCTTTCAGCAGATTCATGTTTGTGTTGCACACAGTGTCGTCACAGATGGTTTCTATCTGTGAGGATTTCTGAATGCTGTCTGCTTCCGGGGTGATCTCTGAGATGCTCACCTTCTTCCTGAACCGCAAGCTAGTGTTCCTCAAAGAGGAGTGCAGCTCCCTGCTTCGTAGGGCATAGACAATGGGATTCACCATGGAGTTCACCAGGCAGAGGGTGCTGCAGAAGGCAAATCCCTTTCTGATCTGATCATTCAGGCTGACGAAGAGGCTGTACGTCATGAGAGCCAGCACTGGGGACCAGCATGTCACGACAATGGCCAGGACCATCACTAATGTTTTGGCGAGCATGATGTCCATCCTCATCTTTGCATTCCGCTGCCTAGCCTGGGTTTGGTGTTTCTCCATGTACACTGTGTGCTTATGAGCCTTCCACAGCACCCGGACATAGGCGTACACTATACACAGCAGCAGAATCATTACCAGGCAGATCCAGCTTGACAGATACTTGCTATCAATAAAGGGAAACAGCTCAGAGCAGGTTGAGTTTACCTTGCAGCAGTTCCACCCCATTAGAGGCAGGAAGGCAGTGAACATGGTAGCTATCCACACCACAGCCATAGCCACCACAGCCCTTTTCCTCGTCACGATGACCTTGTATTCCGATGGCCGATGAATACAGACATAACGGTCAAATGCCATCAGCAGCAAGCTGCCCAAGGACGCGGTGAAGGACGTGTTGACCCCTCCAAGCTTCAGCAAGAAGATCTCTTTAGAGGAATCAGTTCTGTTGAGGACATGGAAATCAAGAAAGCTGCAGACAAATACAATGCTGGCCAGGACATCTGCTAGAGCGAGGCTGCTGATCAAGAGGTAGGAAGGCTTTTTCCTGATCTTAGGGGAAGCAAATATCAGAAACAACACCAAAGAGTTTTCCAAAACACACAGAATCCCAACAATGGAGCACAGCACAGTTATGCCTGTTTTCTGAGTGGGGCTGCTGAGGACCATGTAACACGTCAGGTTCATGGTATTTATGCTGCAGTTGGATATCTGACATTTCTCCATCGTGATTATCCAGGACCAAAAAACTTTCCAAAGAGCAGGGGTCCCCTTGGTGAGCTTCAGATGCTGCTCTGAAAAAAAGATGTAGAGGGGGAAAAGTTACATTTGTACCCAGCACAAAACCCAACACACACAGCTAAAGGGACATGAAACAGTCAGActatcccccccgcccccctgaaCCCTCTTTGCAAAGGATTTGAAACCATACAAAGGAGAAAAGAGACCAGCGAGAAATATTTCTAGGTTCTCTGTCCAAAGAGTTCTGTAACTCTGGGTGGAACTGGATGGCCGAGGGTAGTGGCAGTGGGACAGACATAGGGGATGGCATATCTAAGCTGTCAATTCAAATCCTGCTGCTCTAaggtgagtagttccactgactttattGGGATGACCCATGAAATTACGATGAGCCAGACTTGGTCCCAAGTCGCTAGAGATCCAGAGCTATTACCCCCTGATGGTCTCTGTGTGAAAAGAGTAGGTGATTTGTCAGCTCTTTGCTGTTAGTCTCAGCAGAAATGCCCTGGATTCCATTGTAGTCACCACAAGGGGTCAGTAATTACAAAGCTTCCTCTTTGACAGGTCACTATACGTATTATACTGtgggccagtggttctcaacctttccagactgctgtaccccggaagcctgagccctgctgcccagggctgaagcatgtaacttagctttgtgggatcccctgtggcatggggccccaggcagtttCCCTGCTTGCCACCTCCTAATGTCAGCACTGCACTTGCAACTCTCACCCCCCAAACCATCCTGCAACCCCCCTGAGATCGCAACTCCCAGGTTGAGACActctgatctagatgagttgacataccccctggaagacctccgggtacccccaggggtacacgtagccctggttaagaaccactgctgaAGGCTATGTGGTGTGAAATACAGAGTATTGCCAATTCCGAGCATTCAAAACTCATGAGTCAGGACTACAAATAATCATGAGATTTGTAAAAATAAGTTTGCAGTTCTTTtgatttgccttctgggttttgagcctttagggttgcacacaggtcacattttgaagcttttctgtacGATCATGAAGGCTGAACAATTCCTTACAAAAAAAATACAACAGCCGGTATTGTCATGTAATAGCATGACTCAAGGAGCTGGGCTTTATAAAAAACATCAACTATTGTAAGACTTATATTGCTTCATCGCCCTAATATCTGAGTACTTCCCaagtatctaaaactagaaatcaTTGCTTTTTCTTACTTCCCAGGTTGTAGGAAAAATAGCAGAGTTGGTGAATGGGTTATTTTGTGTGTTAGTTGTGTAGTGCAAGTGACTGTGAGTGAAGAATTTATGGAGGGACAGGTAAGTCAAAGCCATGAGTtttcatttagggcctgatccaaagccactgaAGTAATtactttctattgacttcagtgggttttggatcaggtcccttgGTTCTGAAAGTGGTTAGATCTGTGGTCATTCTTctctcttgtggcagtgagttccacagtctagaTACAGATCCTGTGGAAGTTCTGTCTCACGTGCTCACAAGATTCACTTCTTCTGCCACTGGAATGCAGACACTGCAGGGGTGGCATGTTGCAGCTATTTAGCAGCACTACACACTTTAGGACAGGTAGGGAAGAATAACTTATCTAAGGGCATGTCTCCACTGGCACCATTAAAgcgctttaatgtggcttgtgtagtcgtggcatagcgctgggagagagctctcccagtgctctaaaaacaccacctccacgaggggagtAGCTACTAGTGCTGGTGCATTGTTCACACtaacactttacagcgctgaaacttgcactGCTCGgtagggtgttttttcacacccctgagagagaaagttgcagcgctgtaaagtgccagtgtagacaagccctaagtgaaaCTGCAAGAGGAATTTAGGGGGAGTAGATTGTACACTGATATAgggcttgattaataaagaattaaaggaaggtaattTAATTAATGCAGATCAATATGGAAAAATAGATCCAGTAAAATTTAACCTGATATTTTTGGATGAAattgcaagtttggttgataaaagtaatagcATTGatgtaatgtacttagatttttgtaaggcatttgacatggtaccaTGTGAcactttgattaaaaactagagtgctataaaattaacaaaaacaatgaagagtccttgtggcaccttagagactaacaaatgtatttgagcataagctttagtgggctagaacccacttcatcagatgcatggagtggaaaatacagtaggcaggtataaatattcaGCACATGCAAtaccacaaggattcctcattgtttttactgatacagactaacacggctacccctctgaaacctgtcataaaattaacatggcacacatcacATGGATTAGAAAACAGCTAACGTATTGGTCTCAAAATGttattgtaaatggggaatcatcaactgggtgtgtttccagtggagtcccactgggatctgttcttggctctaCGCTATTCATTTTTATCAgcaacctggaagaaaacataaactcatcactgatcaagtttgcagataacacaaaacaTGGGGGAAATGGTAAATAAATGAAGGGGACAGGTTACTGAATTAGAGCAGACTGGATCACTTGGTACACTGGGTGCAAGCAAGCAGTGTATGGTTTAATacagttaaatgtaaatgtatgtgtctaggaacaaagaatgcaagcCTTACTTATACAATGGGACTCTATtttgagaagcagtgactctgaaaagatgtgggggtcatgatggataatcCACTGAATATGAGCCCCCAGTGTGATGCTGCGGCCAAAAGAGCAAATGCgatctttggatgcataaacaggagaatctcaagt
This region of Gopherus flavomarginatus isolate rGopFla2 chromosome 22, rGopFla2.mat.asm, whole genome shotgun sequence genomic DNA includes:
- the CNR2 gene encoding cannabinoid receptor 2; protein product: MEKCQISNCSINTMNLTCYMVLSSPTQKTGITVLCSIVGILCVLENSLVLFLIFASPKIRKKPSYLLISSLALADVLASIVFVCSFLDFHVLNRTDSSKEIFLLKLGGVNTSFTASLGSLLLMAFDRYVCIHRPSEYKVIVTRKRAVVAMAVVWIATMFTAFLPLMGWNCCKVNSTCSELFPFIDSKYLSSWICLVMILLLCIVYAYVRVLWKAHKHTVYMEKHQTQARQRNAKMRMDIMLAKTLVMVLAIVVTCWSPVLALMTYSLFVSLNDQIRKGFAFCSTLCLVNSMVNPIVYALRSRELHSSLRNTSLRFRKKVSISEITPEADSIQKSSQIETICDDTVCNTNMNLLKA